In one window of Eleutherodactylus coqui strain aEleCoq1 unplaced genomic scaffold, aEleCoq1.hap1 HAP1_SCAFFOLD_28, whole genome shotgun sequence DNA:
- the LOC136591286 gene encoding uncharacterized protein produces the protein MAWYQRMGINVARMITLVESRPEIWDPAETGYSDRDLKADAWLSVCTGMYPDWDSGTAALHSEILKDVKNRWRSVRDRYKKHEKDCEKSGMSPSQKKCPYQEQLRFLRTSRVLRASSGNIGAAPPTDTTASPDKDGPGQEPCDDESREGTPALEDSQRSTPDLNPTSVSPEVGEQIVSCGNTTAPASRACVSRVVTSARASRSVAAGPRRKNSKADATQEALSLLRRSETADQWDTMGTAIASRLRELSSERQWTIPPVLYTVLEIFGSPRAIADSTAIIVAMKNAAFPVQHSNRMLPAPQSFPDQPPRVSRTPVYPMHHGSPDTGYGDTALGGSPSQASFLSLMNSPLQQTSQQSTSRLCTPPNASQCIIGENSFTYTTLE, from the exons ATGGCGTGGTACCAGCGAATGGGTATAAACGTTGCCAGGATGATAACATTG GTTGAAAGTAGGCCTGAGATATGGGACCCAGCCGAGACGGGCTACAGCGACCGAGATTTAAAGGCAGACGCCTGGCTATCGGTATGCACTGGCATGTATCCCGATTGGGACTCCGGAACTGCTGCCCTCCACAGTGAAATAC TTaaagatgtcaagaatcgttggcGGTCGGTTCGGGACCGCTACAAGAAGCATGAAAAAGATTGTGAAAAAAGTGGCATGTCGCCTTCACAAAAGAAATGTCCATACCAGGAGCAACTGCGCTTCCTCCGAACTAGTCGAGTGTTGCGCGC atccagcgggaacatTGGGGCCGCGCCTCCCACGGACACCACCGCTTCACCTGACAAAGATGGGCCGGGACAGGAGCCGTGTGACGATGAGTCCAGAGAAGGTACCCCAGCCTTGGAGGACAGCCAGCGTAGCACGCCCGATTTGAACCCCACTTCTGTTTCTCCAGAAGTGGGGGAACAAATTGTGTCGTGTGGCAATACTACTGCCCCTGCCAGCAGAGCATGTGTTAGCAGGGTGGTGACTTCCGCGCGGGCCAGCCGCAGCGTTGCTGCTGGCCCGCGTCGGAAGAATAGCAAGGCAGATGCCACCCAAGAGGCGCTGTCTTTATTACGCCGTTCTGAGACGGCCGACcagtgggacacaatgggtaCAGCCATTGCGTCCCGCCTTCGTGAACTCAGCTCAGAGCGGCAGTGGACAATTCCGCCAGTTCTGTACACAGTGCTAGAGATTTTCGGATCGCCAAGAGCCATTGCCGATAGCACTGCCATTATTGTGGCAATGAAAAATGCAGCCTTTCCTGTTCAACACTCAAACCGCATGCTGCCtgcaccccaatctttccctgatcaaccgcccagggtttctaggacaccggTATACCCCATGCACCATGGCTCTCCTGACACTGGCTACGGCGACACTGCCTTAGGCGGTTCCCCATCACAAGCGTCATTTCTATCACTCATGAATAGCCCTCTGCAACAGACATCGCAACAGTCCACCTCACGACTGTGCACGCCACCAAATGCATCTCAATGCATTATAGGAGAAAACTCTTTTACTTATACGACATTGGAGTAA